Proteins co-encoded in one Siniperca chuatsi isolate FFG_IHB_CAS linkage group LG11, ASM2008510v1, whole genome shotgun sequence genomic window:
- the myoz1a gene encoding myozenin-1a → MPLGTPAPLNKRKKLTKIITDLSNITQDEYESEPEASEFDLGTKIRTPKDIMLEELSLQKNRGSKMFRMRQQRVDRFIYENNPDVFSSESMDNLQKFVPSLGGQMGSEMISVGGHFLSKQAGQLHFGGIHAGGGPPVPPPKPGSKSAGAGGAGGAGGAGGAGGLGEGDHGKGGEGASEWSPLKGGGSDDATKKLIHVKTYVSPWEKSMKGDESLIATLKTAMPGPIEHRDMRKYKCFNRSAMPYGGFEKANQFMKFQLPESKATKEEPEPAVVYQHDIGCRPSFNRTPIGWVGSSEPSSIHMEMDAVPFDGETDEL, encoded by the exons ATGCCTCTGGGAACACCTGCCCCCCTAAACAAGCGGAAAAAGCTAACCAAGATCATAACTGACCTGTCAAATATCACTCAGGATG AGTATGAGTCGGAGCCAGAGGCATCTGAGTTCGACCTGGGAACAAAGATCAGGACTCCCAAAGACATCATGCTGGAAGAGCTTTCCCTGCAGAAAAACCGAGGCTCCAAGATGTTCAGGATGAGGCAGCAGAGAGTGGATAGGTTCATCTACGAGAACAACCCTGACGTCTTCAGCAGTGAGTCGATG GACAACCTCCAGAAGTTTGTTCCCTCTCTGGGAGGTCAGATGGGAAGTGAGATGATCAGTGTTGGTGGGCATTTTCTTAGCAAACAGGCTGGACAACTGCATTTTGGAGGGATACATGCCGGAGGAGGGCCCCCTGTGCCTCCTCCAAAGCCTGGAAGCAAAAgtgcaggagcaggaggagcaggaggagcaggaggagcaggaggtgcaggaggacTGGGCGAGGGTGACCATGGGAAAGGTGGAGAAGGAGCTAGTGAGTGGTCTCCACTAAAAG GAGGTGGAAGCGATGACGCAACTAAGAAGCTAATTCATGTGAAGACGTATGTGTCACCATGGGAGAAATCCATGAAGGGTGATGAAAGTCTGATAGCCACTCTCAAAACTGCAATGCCTGGTCCCATTGAGCATAGGGACATGCGCAAGTACAAATGCTTCAACAG GTCTGCCATGCCCTACGGCGGCTTTGAGAAGGCCAACCAGTTCATGAAATTCCAGCTGCCAGAAAGTAAGGCAACCAAAGAGGAGCCTGAACCTGCAGTGGTGTACCAACATGACATCGGCTGCCGGCCTTCCTTTAACCGCACTCCCATTGGTTGGGTGGGCAGCAGCGAGCCCAGCAGCATTCATATGGAGATGGATGCTGTGCCCTTCGATGGAGAGACCGATGAGCTGTGA